In one window of Opitutus sp. GAS368 DNA:
- a CDS encoding Nif3-like dinuclear metal center hexameric protein: MASLQQLVDYCDKRTRRPAFRDFPGAHNGLQVANDGRVTRIGAAVDAGLVPFERAAERGVDFLLVHHGLFWSGVQPLTGSVYSRFAALVRGNCAVYSSHLPLDAHEELGNNVLLARQLGLKPRRRFLPHEGEFIGWIAPNKLKRSQLCARLEELYPRVISLDCGPAAPKQVAFCSGSGNSAVPQLVAAGVDTLITGELREEWFNYAQEHRLNLICCGHYATEVHGVKALAAELAKKFHLPWEFIETENPL, from the coding sequence ATGGCTTCGCTCCAGCAACTCGTCGATTATTGCGACAAACGCACCCGCCGCCCGGCCTTCCGGGACTTTCCGGGCGCGCACAACGGCTTGCAGGTGGCCAACGACGGCCGCGTGACCCGCATCGGCGCGGCGGTGGACGCGGGGCTGGTGCCGTTCGAGCGCGCCGCCGAGCGGGGCGTGGATTTCCTCCTCGTGCACCACGGCCTGTTCTGGAGCGGCGTCCAGCCGCTGACCGGCTCGGTCTACAGCCGCTTCGCCGCCCTCGTGCGCGGCAACTGCGCCGTCTACTCCAGCCACCTGCCGCTCGACGCCCACGAGGAGCTCGGCAACAACGTCCTCCTCGCCCGCCAGCTCGGCCTGAAACCCAGGCGCCGGTTCCTGCCGCACGAGGGTGAGTTCATCGGCTGGATCGCGCCCAACAAGCTCAAGCGCTCCCAGCTCTGCGCCCGCCTCGAGGAGCTCTACCCGCGCGTCATCAGTCTCGACTGCGGCCCCGCCGCCCCGAAGCAGGTCGCGTTCTGCAGCGGCAGCGGCAACAGCGCCGTGCCCCAGCTCGTCGCCGCCGGCGTCGACACGCTTATCACGGGCGAGCTCCGCGAGGAATGGTTCAACTACGCCCAGGAGCACCGGCTCAATCTCATCTGCTGCGGTCACTACGCCACCGAGGTGCACGGGGTGAAAGCCCTGGCGGCCGAGCTGGCCAAAAAATTCCACCTGCCCTGGGAATTCATCGAAACGGAGAACCCCTTGTGA
- a CDS encoding type II 3-dehydroquinate dehydratase, with the protein MKIAILHGPNLDRLGKREPEIYGTATLKDLEKLIRAEAKSLGFATVFFQSAHEGALVDRIHALTDRGIDAFIVNFGAYSHTSIALHDALKASGLPAVEVHISDIRKREKFRHKSMTAGACVAMISGKGFPGYGEALQLLAKI; encoded by the coding sequence ATGAAAATCGCCATCCTGCACGGCCCCAACCTCGACCGGCTCGGCAAGCGCGAGCCGGAGATCTACGGCACCGCCACCCTCAAGGATCTGGAGAAGCTCATCCGCGCCGAGGCGAAGAGCCTCGGTTTCGCGACCGTGTTCTTCCAGTCGGCCCACGAAGGCGCGTTGGTGGACCGGATCCACGCCCTCACCGACCGCGGGATCGACGCCTTCATCGTCAACTTCGGCGCCTACTCCCACACCAGCATCGCCCTGCACGACGCCCTCAAGGCTTCGGGCCTGCCCGCCGTCGAGGTCCACATTTCTGACATCAGGAAGCGCGAGAAATTCCGGCATAAGTCCATGACGGCCGGCGCCTGCGTTGCCATGATCTCCGGCAAGGGGTTCCCCGGCTACGGCGAGGCGCTGCAGCTCCTCGCGAAGATCTGA
- a CDS encoding transcription termination/antitermination NusG family protein — translation MGQHLPDFAGPRWFACHTKPRCEKKFDDLMAREQFAHYLPLIQSVRRYGTQKKTFTKPLFAGYVFARLEPARKDRIYQQDLLVRAMLVENEEIFLRQLEDVKVICASGFEAAIHPLVRKGTHVRVQGGPLHGLEGYVDNPANPQGIVVSVDVLQQGLLVRLPLESLQLLP, via the coding sequence ATGGGCCAGCACCTGCCTGATTTCGCCGGCCCGCGCTGGTTCGCCTGCCACACGAAGCCGCGCTGCGAGAAGAAATTCGACGATCTGATGGCGCGCGAGCAGTTCGCGCACTACCTGCCGCTCATCCAGAGCGTGCGCCGCTACGGCACGCAGAAGAAGACCTTCACCAAGCCGCTCTTCGCCGGCTACGTGTTCGCCCGGCTCGAGCCCGCCCGCAAGGACCGCATCTACCAGCAGGACCTGCTGGTCCGGGCCATGCTGGTCGAGAACGAGGAAATCTTCCTCCGTCAGCTGGAGGACGTGAAAGTCATCTGCGCCTCCGGCTTCGAGGCCGCCATCCATCCCCTGGTCCGCAAGGGCACCCATGTCCGCGTGCAGGGCGGCCCGCTGCACGGCCTCGAGGGCTACGTGGACAACCCCGCGAACCCGCAGGGCATTGTGGTGTCAGTGGACGTGTTGCAGCAGGGCCTGCTCGTGCGTTTGCCGCTCGAAAGCCTGCAGCTTTTGCCCTGA
- a CDS encoding phosphatidylglycerophosphatase A, whose translation MELPEPRWPRLFSTRFVCTVATLGPIGARLPAPGTWGSLAGLGYFVLVFRHARWEVIFAWTVLLSYFAVAFCGDAARRMGRTDPGEVNLDEFVVMPLVFLGWRAGYAASLPEWVGLLAGFGLFRFYDILKPLGIARLQSWPGGWGIVVDDFVAALAACGTLHLGAALWVWLR comes from the coding sequence ATGGAACTGCCGGAACCCCGCTGGCCGCGGCTCTTCTCCACCCGGTTTGTCTGCACGGTGGCCACGCTGGGCCCGATCGGCGCGCGGCTGCCGGCCCCGGGCACGTGGGGGTCGCTGGCGGGGCTGGGCTATTTCGTGCTGGTTTTCCGGCACGCGCGCTGGGAGGTGATCTTTGCCTGGACCGTGCTGCTCAGTTATTTCGCGGTCGCGTTTTGCGGCGACGCGGCGCGCCGGATGGGCCGGACCGATCCGGGCGAGGTGAACCTCGACGAGTTCGTGGTGATGCCGCTGGTGTTCCTCGGCTGGCGCGCGGGGTATGCGGCCAGCCTGCCGGAATGGGTGGGGCTGCTCGCCGGTTTCGGGCTGTTCCGCTTCTACGACATCCTCAAGCCGCTCGGCATTGCGCGGCTGCAAAGCTGGCCGGGCGGCTGGGGCATCGTGGTGGATGATTTCGTCGCCGCGCTGGCGGCGTGCGGCACGCTGCACCTCGGCGCGGCGCTCTGGGTGTGGCTGCGCTGA
- the pgsA gene encoding CDP-diacylglycerol--glycerol-3-phosphate 3-phosphatidyltransferase, which produces MKFTLPNVLTISRVPMMFVIVALMYSDWHGAATWAFWLFIAAALTDWLDGLLARQANQVSSFGRFMDAVIDKVMVIGLMIALVNGGYFEGYRITAMLLLLLIIAREFTISGLRMAAATRGLVVEADAGGKVKTFVQLNAIGWLLGARMFARDFSDLFTGSEDTMVRVVHWGGLGLYVLSAVLTVTSGYAYFRRHGHVVKD; this is translated from the coding sequence GTGAAGTTCACCCTGCCCAACGTCCTGACCATTTCACGCGTCCCGATGATGTTTGTCATCGTGGCCCTGATGTATTCGGACTGGCACGGGGCGGCCACGTGGGCGTTCTGGTTGTTCATTGCCGCGGCCCTGACGGACTGGCTCGACGGCCTGCTCGCGCGCCAGGCGAACCAGGTCTCCTCCTTCGGCCGGTTCATGGACGCGGTCATCGACAAGGTCATGGTCATCGGCCTGATGATCGCCCTGGTGAACGGCGGTTACTTCGAGGGCTACCGCATCACCGCCATGCTGCTGCTGTTGCTGATCATCGCGCGTGAGTTCACCATTTCCGGCCTGCGCATGGCGGCGGCCACCCGGGGCCTCGTGGTCGAGGCCGACGCCGGCGGCAAGGTGAAGACCTTCGTGCAACTCAACGCCATCGGCTGGCTGCTCGGTGCGCGGATGTTCGCCCGGGATTTCAGCGACCTGTTCACCGGCAGCGAGGACACCATGGTCCGGGTGGTGCACTGGGGCGGCCTGGGCCTTTACGTGCTGTCGGCCGTGCTGACCGTCACCTCCGGCTACGCCTACTTCCGGCGGCACGGGCACGTGGTGAAGGACTGA
- the coaD gene encoding pantetheine-phosphate adenylyltransferase: MKLCIYPGTFDPFTNGHLDVLQRAAKLFKHVRVAVAIDSTKKPLFSPEKRVELIRANLRGLPNVDVTSFDGLLVEFARKEKAVAIIRGLRALSDFEFEFNMALMNRHLEPKVETIFVMPNESYSYTSSSLVKQIAKLGGDVRKFVPANVAQALRKAYPKK, translated from the coding sequence ATGAAACTCTGCATCTACCCCGGAACCTTCGATCCGTTTACCAACGGCCACCTCGACGTGCTGCAACGCGCCGCCAAGCTCTTCAAGCACGTGCGCGTGGCGGTCGCGATCGACTCGACCAAGAAGCCCCTGTTCAGCCCCGAAAAGCGCGTCGAACTGATCCGCGCCAACCTCCGCGGCCTGCCGAATGTGGACGTCACGAGCTTTGACGGCCTGCTCGTCGAGTTCGCCCGCAAGGAGAAGGCCGTGGCCATCATCCGCGGCCTGCGCGCCCTCTCCGACTTCGAGTTCGAGTTCAACATGGCGCTGATGAACCGCCACCTCGAGCCGAAGGTGGAGACGATTTTCGTCATGCCGAACGAGTCCTACAGCTACACCAGCTCCTCGCTGGTCAAGCAGATCGCCAAGCTCGGCGGCGACGTCCGGAAGTTCGTCCCCGCCAACGTGGCGCAGGCCTTGCGCAAGGCCTACCCGAAGAAGTAG
- a CDS encoding TetR/AcrR family transcriptional regulator, with product MNIKQNIQDSGQEETRARIVASARELFRQFGYAKTAMQDIARTSGMSAANLYRFYESKLAIGCAVAVAERTTLLAVCDAAVATAGPRVSDRLIALFRANIDTVRRKMKRTPMLFELDLAVAREHQKLRRELLDLIETRIVAILAGEAGPGSLANAAVKVRSRMILLASAPFILPWMLANEPFGDPRAMVEPIVRALVAGLDDGQSIPAPAARSPA from the coding sequence GTGAATATTAAACAGAATATTCAGGATTCAGGCCAGGAGGAGACCCGCGCGCGCATCGTGGCCTCCGCCCGGGAGCTGTTCCGGCAGTTCGGCTACGCCAAGACCGCCATGCAGGACATCGCCCGGACCAGCGGCATGTCGGCCGCCAACCTTTACCGGTTCTACGAAAGCAAGCTGGCCATCGGTTGCGCCGTGGCGGTCGCGGAACGCACCACCCTGCTCGCGGTCTGCGACGCGGCGGTGGCGACGGCCGGCCCCCGCGTGTCCGACCGCCTGATCGCGCTGTTTCGCGCAAACATCGACACGGTCCGCCGGAAAATGAAGCGCACGCCAATGCTCTTCGAGCTCGATCTCGCCGTCGCCCGCGAGCATCAGAAATTGCGCCGGGAACTGCTCGACCTGATCGAGACCCGCATCGTGGCCATTCTCGCGGGTGAGGCCGGCCCGGGCAGCCTGGCCAATGCCGCCGTGAAGGTCCGCAGCCGGATGATCCTGCTCGCCAGCGCACCTTTCATCCTGCCATGGATGCTGGCCAACGAGCCATTTGGCGACCCGCGGGCCATGGTCGAACCGATCGTGCGGGCCCTTGTCGCGGGTCTGGACGACGGCCAGTCCATCCCGGCACCCGCCGCCCGTTCCCCCGCCTGA
- a CDS encoding MdtA/MuxA family multidrug efflux RND transporter periplasmic adaptor subunit, producing the protein MPMQPPVSPLVPPADAGLAGGSAPRRHWLRWTLLTIVGLAVAYALFVRPFTKPAAAGRGAAGGPMPVTAEPARTADLDVRLVSLGTVTPVSTATVRSRVDGELQKLFFKEGQTVEAGAPLAELDPRPFEVQKMQAEAQQAKDNALLENARVDLKRFQTLLAQDSVAEQQVETQAALVRQYEAALKVDQAQVASAALQLSYAHITAPIPGRIGLRNVDLGNIVHASDAGGIAVITQLHPITVLFSIPQDSVLKVMKRFGTGETMQVEAFDRDGRTRLAAGKLATVDNQIDPATGTVKLRAEFDNTDETLFPNQFVNVQLVVDELKGVTVIPTAGVQRGTVGTYVYVVGANNTVSVRVVETGPSEKGQIVINKGLQPGDVVVVDGVDKLKDGAAVELVSRDTGVPAAAKGGPRTGKRPADGSTNPSH; encoded by the coding sequence ATGCCCATGCAGCCTCCCGTTTCACCCCTCGTTCCACCCGCGGATGCCGGCCTTGCCGGCGGATCAGCGCCCCGCCGCCATTGGCTTCGCTGGACCCTTTTGACCATCGTCGGCCTGGCCGTGGCTTATGCGCTCTTCGTGCGGCCGTTCACCAAGCCGGCCGCCGCGGGCCGCGGCGCCGCCGGCGGCCCCATGCCGGTGACGGCCGAGCCGGCCCGCACGGCCGACCTCGACGTGCGCCTGGTCTCGCTGGGCACCGTCACTCCCGTGAGCACCGCCACCGTGCGCAGCCGCGTGGATGGCGAGCTCCAGAAGCTCTTTTTCAAGGAAGGCCAGACGGTCGAGGCGGGCGCCCCGCTGGCGGAGCTGGATCCGCGGCCGTTCGAAGTCCAGAAGATGCAGGCCGAGGCCCAGCAGGCCAAGGACAACGCCCTGCTCGAAAACGCCCGCGTCGACCTCAAGCGTTTCCAGACCCTGCTGGCGCAGGACTCCGTGGCCGAACAGCAGGTGGAAACCCAGGCCGCCCTCGTCCGCCAGTATGAGGCCGCCCTGAAGGTCGACCAGGCCCAGGTGGCCAGCGCCGCCCTGCAGCTCAGCTACGCCCACATCACTGCGCCCATCCCCGGCCGCATCGGCCTGCGCAATGTCGACCTGGGCAACATCGTCCACGCCTCCGACGCCGGTGGCATCGCCGTCATCACCCAGCTTCACCCGATCACCGTGCTGTTCTCCATCCCGCAGGACTCGGTGCTCAAGGTCATGAAGCGCTTCGGCACCGGCGAGACGATGCAGGTCGAGGCCTTCGATCGCGACGGCCGCACGCGCCTCGCCGCCGGCAAGCTCGCGACGGTCGACAACCAGATCGACCCGGCCACGGGCACCGTGAAGCTCCGCGCGGAATTCGACAACACCGACGAAACCCTCTTCCCCAACCAGTTCGTGAATGTCCAGCTGGTCGTCGATGAACTCAAGGGCGTCACCGTCATCCCGACCGCCGGCGTCCAGCGCGGCACCGTGGGAACCTACGTCTACGTCGTGGGCGCGAACAACACCGTCTCCGTGCGCGTCGTCGAGACGGGTCCCTCGGAAAAGGGCCAGATCGTGATCAACAAGGGCCTGCAGCCCGGCGACGTCGTCGTGGTTGACGGCGTGGACAAGCTCAAGGATGGCGCTGCCGTCGAACTGGTCAGCCGTGATACCGGGGTGCCGGCCGCCGCCAAGGGCGGCCCGCGGACCGGCAAGCGGCCCGCCGACGGCAGCACGAACCCGTCCCACTAA
- a CDS encoding MdtB/MuxB family multidrug efflux RND transporter permease subunit produces the protein MNPSKPFILRPVATSLFMVAILLAGIFAYRLLPISALPEVDYPTIQVVTLYPGASPEVITSSITAPLERQFGQMPGLDRMASTSSGGASIITLTFSLDLTLDVAEQEVQAAINAATNLLPNDLPTPPIYNKVNPADAPILTLGITSTAMPLPQVEDLVDTRLAQKLSQIPGVGLVSISGGQRPAVRVQADPRALATNGLTLDDVRTAIATANVNQAKGSFDGPTRASTIDANDQLKSVGDYKKLVIAFRNGAPIRLGDVAEIVNSAENVQLAAWANDRAAIILNIQRQPGANVIAVVDRIKALLPALSASLPASVEVIPLTDRTVTIRASVEDVQVELMISIALVVMVVFLFLRNVPATIIPGVAVPLSLVGTFGVMYLAGFSINNLTLMALTIATGFVVDDAIVMIENIARYLEEGDTPMQAALKGAEQIGFTIISLTVSLIAVLIPLLFMGDVVGRLFREFAITLAVSILISAVVSLTLTPMMCAKLLHHTPEEKQGRFYRASGHFFDAVIARYGKLLQWVLRHQTLTLGVAAGTLVLTVLLYAVIPKGFFPVQDTGAIQGISQAAQSISFSAMAERQQALGRLILADPDVASLSSYIGVDGTNTTLNSGRFLINLKPQHERKSSAIEVIRRLQPALARLPGITLYLQPVQDLSIESTVSRTQYQLSVESADPEALAEWVGKLLEGLGQLPAITDVASDLQNQGLQAYLEIDRDSAARLGVTVAAIDNALYNSFGQRLVSTIFTQANQYRVVLEAPPALQRSLTSLDNIYVTSVTGAQVRLTSVARVSERHAALVINHVAQFPAATISFNLAPGYSLGDAVKAIKACEESMDIPASIRLGFQGAALAFSASLNNTLFLIIAAIVTMYIVLGVLYESYIHPITILSTLPSAGVGALLALQLANTDLGMIGIIGIILLIGIVKKNAIMMIDFALEAERDQGKAPEEAIYQACLLRFRPILMTTMAALLGALPLMLGTGVGSELRHPLGITMVGGLIFSQVLTLFTTPVIYLMFDRLARRTRKTPPATA, from the coding sequence TTGAATCCGTCGAAGCCCTTCATTCTGCGTCCGGTCGCGACGTCGCTGTTCATGGTCGCCATCCTGCTGGCGGGCATTTTCGCCTACCGGCTGCTGCCGATCTCCGCGCTGCCGGAGGTGGATTATCCCACCATCCAGGTCGTCACGCTCTACCCGGGCGCCAGTCCCGAGGTCATCACCTCATCCATCACCGCCCCGCTCGAGCGCCAGTTCGGCCAGATGCCCGGCCTCGACCGCATGGCCTCCACGAGCTCCGGCGGCGCGTCGATCATCACCCTGACCTTCAGCCTCGACCTGACCCTCGACGTGGCCGAGCAGGAGGTGCAGGCCGCGATCAACGCCGCCACCAACCTGCTCCCGAACGACCTGCCGACCCCGCCCATCTACAACAAGGTCAACCCCGCCGACGCGCCGATCCTCACGCTCGGCATCACCTCCACCGCCATGCCGCTGCCCCAGGTCGAGGACCTGGTGGACACGCGCCTCGCGCAGAAGCTCTCGCAGATCCCCGGCGTGGGCCTCGTGAGCATCAGCGGCGGCCAGCGCCCGGCCGTGCGCGTGCAGGCCGACCCGCGCGCCCTCGCCACCAACGGCCTGACGCTGGACGACGTGCGCACCGCCATCGCCACGGCCAACGTCAACCAGGCCAAGGGCAGCTTCGACGGCCCGACCCGCGCCTCGACCATCGACGCCAACGACCAGCTCAAGTCCGTCGGCGATTACAAGAAGCTCGTCATCGCCTTCCGCAACGGCGCGCCCATCCGCCTCGGCGACGTGGCCGAGATCGTCAACAGCGCCGAGAACGTCCAGCTCGCCGCCTGGGCCAACGACCGTGCCGCCATCATCCTCAACATCCAGCGCCAGCCGGGCGCCAACGTCATCGCCGTCGTGGACCGCATCAAGGCTCTCCTGCCCGCGCTGTCGGCCAGCCTGCCGGCCTCCGTCGAGGTCATCCCGCTGACCGACCGCACGGTGACCATCCGCGCCTCGGTCGAGGACGTGCAGGTGGAGCTCATGATCTCCATCGCGCTGGTCGTGATGGTCGTGTTCCTCTTCCTGCGCAACGTCCCCGCCACCATCATCCCCGGCGTGGCCGTCCCCCTCTCGCTCGTCGGCACCTTCGGCGTGATGTATCTCGCCGGCTTCAGCATCAACAACCTCACGCTCATGGCCCTGACCATCGCCACGGGCTTCGTGGTCGACGACGCCATCGTGATGATCGAGAACATCGCGCGCTACCTCGAGGAGGGCGACACGCCCATGCAGGCCGCCCTGAAGGGCGCCGAGCAGATCGGCTTCACCATCATCTCGCTGACCGTGTCCCTGATCGCCGTGCTGATCCCGCTGCTGTTCATGGGCGACGTGGTCGGCCGGCTGTTCCGCGAGTTCGCCATCACCCTCGCCGTTTCCATCCTGATCTCGGCGGTTGTTTCCCTGACCCTCACCCCGATGATGTGCGCGAAGCTGCTGCACCACACGCCCGAGGAGAAGCAGGGGCGCTTCTACCGCGCGAGCGGGCATTTCTTCGACGCCGTCATCGCCCGCTACGGAAAGCTGCTGCAATGGGTCCTGCGGCACCAGACCCTGACGCTGGGCGTCGCCGCGGGCACACTCGTCCTAACCGTCCTGCTTTACGCCGTCATTCCAAAGGGATTTTTCCCGGTGCAGGACACCGGGGCGATCCAAGGCATCTCGCAGGCCGCGCAGTCGATCTCATTTTCCGCGATGGCGGAGCGCCAGCAGGCCCTCGGCCGCCTGATCCTGGCCGACCCGGATGTCGCCAGCCTGTCCTCCTACATCGGCGTCGACGGCACCAACACCACGCTCAACAGCGGCCGCTTCCTCATCAACCTCAAGCCCCAGCACGAGCGCAAGAGCAGCGCGATCGAGGTCATCCGCCGCCTCCAGCCGGCGCTCGCCCGCCTGCCGGGCATCACGCTCTACCTGCAGCCCGTGCAGGACCTCTCCATCGAGAGCACGGTCAGCCGCACCCAATACCAGCTGAGCGTCGAGTCCGCGGACCCGGAGGCGCTAGCCGAGTGGGTCGGCAAGCTGCTTGAAGGCCTGGGCCAGCTGCCGGCGATCACCGATGTCGCCAGCGATCTCCAGAACCAGGGGCTCCAGGCCTACCTGGAAATCGACCGCGACTCCGCCGCGCGACTGGGTGTCACCGTCGCCGCCATCGACAACGCGCTCTACAATTCTTTCGGCCAGCGCCTCGTCTCGACCATCTTCACCCAGGCCAACCAGTATCGCGTGGTGCTGGAGGCGCCGCCGGCGCTGCAGCGCAGCCTGACGTCGCTCGACAACATCTATGTCACCTCCGTCACCGGCGCGCAGGTGCGGCTGACCTCGGTCGCGCGGGTCAGCGAACGCCACGCGGCGCTCGTCATCAACCACGTCGCCCAGTTCCCGGCCGCGACCATCTCCTTCAACCTCGCGCCCGGCTACTCGCTCGGCGACGCGGTCAAGGCCATCAAGGCCTGCGAGGAGAGCATGGATATTCCGGCCAGCATCCGGCTGGGCTTCCAGGGCGCGGCCCTGGCCTTCAGCGCCTCGCTCAACAACACGCTGTTCCTGATCATTGCCGCCATCGTCACGATGTATATCGTGCTGGGCGTGCTCTATGAGAGCTACATCCACCCGATCACGATCCTCTCGACGCTCCCGTCGGCGGGCGTCGGCGCCCTCCTCGCCCTGCAGCTCGCGAACACCGACCTGGGCATGATCGGCATCATCGGCATCATCCTGCTCATCGGCATCGTGAAAAAGAACGCCATCATGATGATTGATTTCGCCCTCGAGGCCGAGCGCGACCAGGGCAAGGCCCCCGAGGAGGCCATCTACCAGGCCTGCCTGCTGCGTTTCCGCCCAATCCTGATGACCACGATGGCGGCGCTCCTCGGCGCGCTGCCGCTCATGCTCGGCACCGGCGTCGGCTCCGAACTGCGTCATCCGCTCGGCATCACGATGGTGGGCGGACTCATCTTCAGCCAGGTGCTCACGCTGTTCACCACGCCGGTCATCTACCTGATGTTTGACCGGCTCGCCCGCCGGACCCGGAAAACGCCACCCGCCACGGCATGA